A portion of the Tenacibaculum todarodis genome contains these proteins:
- a CDS encoding T9SS type A sorting domain-containing protein: MKKNYTNKILIILLFITSLGYSQTLLYTEDFETSGEGTRYNGTFLDGTDVMNQTNANPAPSYITNLVGINGTGYIYSEDVDGANGINLNHPTGTLTLNSQNISGKGGIEVSILLAEARADGRFEGNEKVEIQADIDGGGFTTVGRFTANGAPVNPTIGGFLMAQDTNLDGVANGSTLNSTLTEYTFDVDGIGTNLTVRVVITTDGGSEEIAFDYIRIWHNIVLSTEDVELSNNLNVYPNPSNGDITVLNNSNKTLKNISVFDLNGRLIHKQTPSNSTTQKIILNGKVSSGIYILKLNSEDASVVKRILIK, encoded by the coding sequence ATGAAAAAAAATTACACAAACAAAATTCTTATTATTTTATTATTTATAACCTCTTTAGGTTATAGTCAAACTCTTTTATATACAGAAGACTTTGAAACCTCAGGAGAAGGTACAAGATATAATGGTACTTTTTTGGATGGTACGGATGTTATGAATCAAACCAATGCAAATCCTGCTCCTTCTTATATTACCAATCTTGTCGGAATAAACGGAACGGGGTATATATACAGTGAAGATGTAGATGGTGCTAATGGTATTAACCTTAATCACCCAACAGGAACACTTACCTTAAACTCACAAAACATTAGTGGTAAAGGTGGTATAGAAGTTTCTATTTTATTAGCTGAAGCAAGAGCTGATGGTAGATTTGAAGGTAATGAAAAAGTTGAAATACAAGCAGATATTGATGGAGGAGGTTTTACTACTGTTGGAAGATTTACAGCTAATGGTGCTCCGGTAAACCCTACAATTGGTGGATTTTTAATGGCACAAGACACCAATTTAGATGGAGTAGCAAATGGCTCTACTTTAAATTCAACTTTAACTGAATATACTTTTGATGTAGATGGTATTGGAACTAATTTAACAGTAAGAGTGGTTATTACAACTGATGGAGGTTCTGAAGAAATTGCTTTTGATTATATTAGAATATGGCACAACATTGTATTAAGCACAGAAGATGTTGAGTTATCAAATAATTTAAATGTATATCCTAACCCATCTAATGGAGATATTACTGTTTTAAATAACTCAAATAAAACGTTAAAAAACATATCTGTTTTTGATTTAAACGGTAGATTAATACATAAACAAACACCATCAAATTCTACAACGCAAAAAATTATTTTAAACGGTAAAGTATCATCAGGTATCTATATATTAAAATTAAATTCAGAAGATGCTTCAGTTGTAAAAAGAATTTTAATAAAATAA
- a CDS encoding DUF3467 domain-containing protein: MAEDKKQDNQLNIELPQEIAEGTYSNLAIINHSVSEFIVDFINIMPGVPKAKVKSRIILTPQHAKRLAKALAENVRKFEQQNGEIKDYEQPPIPMNFGPTGQA; encoded by the coding sequence ATGGCTGAAGACAAAAAACAAGACAATCAATTAAATATAGAATTGCCACAAGAAATTGCAGAAGGAACTTATAGTAACTTAGCAATTATAAATCACTCTGTGTCTGAGTTTATAGTAGATTTTATTAATATTATGCCAGGAGTTCCTAAGGCTAAAGTAAAATCTAGAATAATATTAACACCGCAACATGCAAAGCGTTTGGCTAAAGCTTTAGCAGAAAATGTACGTAAGTTTGAACAACAAAATGGTGAAATTAAAGATTATGAGCAACCTCCAATTCCAATGAATTTTGGACCAACAGGACAGGCTTAA
- the rpoC gene encoding DNA-directed RNA polymerase subunit beta' has product MARRNEKYTVKKFNKISIGLSSPEAILEISKGEVLKPETINYRTHKPERDGLFCERIFGPVKDYECACGKYKRIRYKGIVCDRCGVEVTEKKVRRDRVGHINLVVPVAHIWYFRSLPNKMGYLLGLPSKKLDMIIYYERYVVIQPGIAKNVEGEPLQKMDFLTEEEYLDIADELPQENQYLDDSDPNKFIAKMGAECLIDLLARIDLESLSYELRHKANTETSKQRKTEALKRLNVVEAFKDSQKNRDNRPEWMIMKVVPVTPPELRPLVPLDGGRFATSDLNDLYRRVIIRNNRLKRLMEIKAPEVILRNEKRMLQESVDSLFDNTRKSSAVKTESNRPLKSLSDSLKGKQGRFRQNLLGKRVDYSARSVIVVGPELKLSECGIPKDMAAELYKPFVIRKLIERGIVKTVKSAKKIIDRKEPVVWDILENVIKGHPVLLNRAPTLHRLGIQAFQPKLIEGKAIQLHPLACSAFNADFDGDQMAVHLPLGPEAILEAQLLMLGSHNILNPANGAPITVPSQDMVLGLYYMTKLRKSTKEVPIKGEGLTFYSPEEVNIAFNEEKVDLNAGIKVRTKDIDENGEIVTRIIETTVGRVLFNEKVPEKAGYINEVLTKKNLRGIIDGILRATDIPTTGEFLDQIKNMGYKFAFQGGLSFSLGDIIIPDEKQSMIDEARTEVDAIVGNYNMGMLTQKERYNQVIDVWGSTNNRLTELSMKNLREDQQGFNSVYMMLDSGARGSKEQIRQLTGMRGLMAKPKKSTAGGGEIIENPILSNFKEGLSILEYFISTHGARKGLADTALKTADAGYLTRRLVDVSQDVIVNIDDCGTLRGLEVTPLKKNDEIVESLSDRITGRVALHDVFTPGTDEIVVAASELITNALAIKIQKLGIDRVEVRSALTCEATRGICGKCYGQSLSTGNPVQIGEAVGVIAAQSIGEPGTQLTLRTFHVGGVAGNISEENKLIAKYDGAVSIEDLRTVMGKDSEGNEVEIVISRTAEIKIKDKKTGITLSTNIIPYGSYIFDKDRKSIKKGDAVCQWDPFNGVIVSEFGGKVKFDNLEQGMNYSVEIDEQTGFQEKIITDSKNKKIIASLIIEDKDGNALRSYSLPVGAHLMVSDGDKVPAGHTLVKIPRKSGKAGDITGGLPRVTELFEARNPSNPAVVAEIDGVVSFGKIKRGNREIIVESKTEDVRKYLVKLSNQILVQENDFIKAGMPLSDGATTPSDILKIKGPGAVQEYLVNEIQEVYRLQGVKINDKHFEVVVRQMMRKVKIIDSGDTLFLENQLVHKIDFIKDNDAIYGMKVVEDAGESENLKEGQLVSARKLRDENSILRRNDKSLVVARDAQPATAEQVLQGITRASLQTKSFISAASFQETTKVLNEAAVNGKIDTLEGLKENVIVGKRIPAGTGMRSYDKLIVGPKDEIEQSL; this is encoded by the coding sequence ATGGCAAGAAGAAACGAAAAGTACACTGTAAAAAAGTTTAATAAAATTTCAATTGGTTTATCGTCTCCAGAAGCAATCTTAGAGATTTCTAAAGGAGAAGTTTTAAAACCAGAAACTATCAACTATCGTACACATAAACCGGAAAGAGATGGTTTATTCTGTGAGCGTATTTTTGGTCCTGTAAAAGACTATGAATGTGCTTGTGGTAAATACAAAAGAATCCGTTATAAAGGAATTGTTTGTGATCGTTGTGGTGTAGAAGTAACTGAAAAGAAAGTACGTAGAGATAGAGTAGGACACATTAATTTAGTAGTTCCTGTTGCTCATATCTGGTATTTCCGTTCGTTACCAAACAAAATGGGTTACCTTTTAGGATTACCATCTAAGAAATTAGATATGATAATCTACTACGAGCGTTATGTGGTTATACAACCAGGTATTGCTAAAAACGTAGAAGGAGAACCATTACAAAAAATGGATTTCTTAACTGAAGAAGAATATTTAGATATTGCTGACGAGTTACCACAAGAAAACCAATATTTAGATGATTCTGACCCAAATAAGTTTATCGCTAAAATGGGAGCTGAATGTTTAATTGATTTATTAGCACGTATTGATTTAGAATCATTATCGTACGAATTACGTCATAAAGCAAACACAGAAACTTCTAAACAACGTAAAACTGAAGCATTAAAACGTTTAAATGTTGTTGAAGCATTTAAAGATTCTCAGAAAAATAGAGACAATCGTCCAGAATGGATGATTATGAAAGTAGTTCCGGTAACACCACCAGAATTACGTCCATTAGTTCCATTAGATGGAGGTCGTTTTGCAACTTCAGATTTAAATGATTTATATCGTAGAGTAATTATACGTAACAATCGTTTAAAAAGATTAATGGAGATTAAAGCTCCAGAAGTTATTTTACGTAATGAAAAACGTATGTTACAAGAATCTGTAGATTCATTATTTGACAACACACGTAAATCATCAGCAGTAAAAACAGAATCTAACAGACCATTAAAATCTTTATCAGATTCATTAAAAGGTAAGCAAGGACGTTTCCGTCAAAACTTACTTGGTAAACGTGTAGATTATTCAGCTCGTTCTGTAATTGTTGTTGGACCAGAATTAAAACTTTCAGAATGTGGTATCCCAAAAGATATGGCAGCAGAACTTTACAAGCCTTTTGTAATTAGAAAACTAATTGAAAGAGGAATTGTAAAAACTGTAAAATCTGCAAAGAAAATTATAGACAGAAAAGAACCAGTTGTTTGGGATATTTTAGAAAATGTAATTAAAGGACACCCAGTTTTATTAAACCGTGCGCCTACATTACACAGACTTGGTATACAAGCATTCCAACCAAAATTAATTGAAGGTAAAGCAATACAGTTACACCCATTAGCGTGTTCTGCATTTAATGCCGATTTTGATGGAGATCAAATGGCGGTTCACTTACCATTAGGACCAGAAGCTATTTTAGAAGCACAACTATTAATGTTGGGTTCTCATAATATCTTAAACCCTGCAAACGGTGCTCCAATTACGGTACCTTCTCAGGATATGGTACTTGGTTTATATTATATGACTAAGCTTAGAAAGTCTACAAAAGAAGTACCTATTAAAGGTGAAGGATTAACCTTTTACTCTCCAGAAGAAGTAAATATTGCTTTTAATGAGGAAAAAGTTGACTTAAATGCAGGTATAAAAGTTAGAACAAAAGATATAGATGAAAACGGAGAAATAGTTACAAGAATTATTGAAACTACTGTTGGACGTGTATTATTTAACGAAAAAGTACCAGAAAAAGCAGGATATATTAATGAGGTATTAACTAAGAAAAACTTACGTGGTATTATTGATGGTATTTTAAGAGCTACCGATATTCCTACAACTGGAGAATTCTTAGACCAAATTAAGAATATGGGATATAAATTTGCCTTTCAAGGTGGTTTATCATTCTCATTAGGTGATATTATTATTCCTGATGAAAAGCAATCTATGATTGATGAAGCTCGTACAGAGGTAGATGCAATTGTAGGAAACTATAACATGGGTATGTTAACGCAAAAAGAGCGTTATAATCAGGTAATTGATGTTTGGGGTTCTACCAACAACAGATTAACTGAATTATCAATGAAAAATTTACGTGAAGACCAACAAGGTTTCAACTCAGTATATATGATGCTTGATTCTGGAGCTCGTGGATCTAAAGAACAGATTCGTCAGTTAACAGGTATGCGTGGATTAATGGCAAAACCTAAAAAATCTACTGCAGGTGGTGGAGAAATTATTGAGAATCCAATTCTTTCTAACTTTAAGGAAGGATTATCAATTCTTGAATACTTTATCTCAACTCACGGTGCGCGTAAAGGATTAGCCGATACCGCATTAAAAACAGCCGATGCAGGTTATTTAACACGTCGTTTAGTAGATGTTTCTCAAGACGTTATTGTTAATATTGATGATTGTGGAACATTACGTGGTTTAGAAGTTACTCCATTAAAGAAAAACGATGAAATCGTTGAATCTTTAAGTGATAGAATTACAGGTAGAGTTGCATTACACGATGTTTTTACACCAGGTACAGATGAAATAGTTGTAGCAGCAAGTGAGTTAATCACAAATGCTTTAGCAATTAAAATTCAAAAATTAGGGATTGATAGAGTAGAAGTACGTTCTGCCTTAACATGTGAAGCTACTCGCGGAATATGTGGTAAATGTTACGGACAATCATTGTCAACAGGTAATCCAGTTCAAATTGGTGAAGCTGTTGGTGTAATTGCTGCACAATCTATTGGTGAACCTGGTACACAGTTAACATTAAGAACGTTCCACGTTGGTGGTGTTGCTGGTAACATTTCTGAAGAAAATAAATTGATTGCTAAATATGACGGAGCAGTATCTATAGAAGATCTTAGAACTGTAATGGGTAAAGACAGTGAAGGTAATGAAGTAGAAATTGTTATTTCTAGAACTGCAGAAATTAAAATTAAAGACAAGAAAACAGGTATAACATTAAGTACTAATATTATTCCTTATGGTTCTTACATTTTTGATAAAGATAGAAAATCAATCAAAAAAGGTGATGCAGTTTGTCAATGGGATCCATTTAACGGTGTAATTGTTTCTGAATTTGGAGGTAAAGTTAAGTTTGACAATTTAGAACAAGGTATGAACTACTCTGTTGAAATTGATGAACAAACAGGTTTCCAAGAAAAAATTATTACAGACTCTAAGAACAAAAAAATTATTGCTTCTTTAATTATTGAAGATAAAGACGGTAATGCTTTACGTTCTTACAGTTTACCAGTAGGTGCACACTTAATGGTAAGTGATGGAGATAAAGTTCCTGCAGGTCATACACTTGTTAAAATACCAAGAAAATCTGGTAAAGCAGGAGATATTACTGGAGGTTTACCTCGTGTAACAGAATTATTTGAAGCACGTAATCCTTCTAATCCAGCAGTAGTTGCAGAAATAGATGGTGTAGTATCATTTGGTAAAATTAAGCGTGGTAATCGTGAGATTATTGTTGAATCTAAAACGGAAGACGTTAGAAAGTATTTAGTAAAACTATCTAACCAAATCTTAGTTCAAGAAAACGATTTTATTAAAGCAGGTATGCCACTTTCTGACGGTGCAACAACTCCTTCTGATATTTTAAAGATCAAAGGACCTGGAGCAGTTCAAGAATATTTAGTAAACGAAATTCAAGAAGTATATCGTTTACAAGGTGTAAAAATTAATGACAAGCACTTTGAGGTAGTAGTACGTCAAATGATGCGTAAAGTTAAGATTATAGATTCTGGAGATACATTATTCTTAGAAAACCAATTGGTTCATAAGATTGATTTTATCAAAGATAACGATGCAATCTACGGAATGAAAGTTGTTGAAGATGCAGGAGAATCAGAAAACTTAAAAGAAGGTCAATTAGTTTCTGCACGTAAATTACGTGATGAAAATTCAATTTTACGTAGAAATGATAAGAGTTTAGTAGTAGCAAGAGATGCACAACCAGCAACAGCAGAACAAGTGTTGCAAGGTATTACAAGAGCATCGTTACAAACTAAATCGTTTATCTCTGCGGCATCTTTCCAAGAGACAACTAAAGTATTAAATGAAGCCGCTGTAAACGGTAAAATAGATACATTAGAAGGTCTTAAAGAAAATGTAATTGTTGGTAAGAGAATTCCAGCAGGTACAGGTATGCGTTCTTACGATAAATTAATTGTAGGTCCTAAAGACGAGATTGAACAAAGTTTATAA